The sequence GCGAGTCGGCGACAGACCTCCGGACGAAGCTGGTCGAGTTGACTCGTCGGGAGTCGGGTTCCGATGCCCCGGCCGGGCTGATTCAGCACAGCGCCCTGGGGCTGCGCTCGGACGCCTAGCCGATCACTCTGGGACCGCTAGACGTCGGATGCAGATCAGGCTGCAGGCCAGTTCGAGCAAACCCTGGTGGAGATCGGCGCGTCGTTCGTAGCGGGTGCGGAGTCGTTTGAACTGGTGCAGCCAGGCGAAGGCTCGCTCGACGACCCAGCGCACCTTGCCTAGTCCGGAGCCGTGGGCGACGCCGCGTCGGGCTATGACGGGTTTGATGCCGCGTTTCCAGAGCAGGCGGCGGTACTTGTCGAAGTCGTAGCCCCGGTCGGCGTACAGACGCCGGGGCTTACGGCGGGGACGTCCCCGAAGACCTCGAATCGACGGGACGGCATCCAGCAGCGGCAGGAGCTGAGTGACATCGTGCCGGTTGCCACCGGTGAGCGTGACTGCGAGCGGGGTTCCGTCTCGGTCAACGATCAGGTGGTGCTTGGAGCCGGGGCGGGCCCGGTCGACGGGCGAGGGGCCGACATGGTCCCCCCTTTGAGGGCGCGGACATGCGACCCATCCACGGAGCAG comes from Streptomyces sp. Tu6071 and encodes:
- a CDS encoding IS5 family transposase (programmed frameshift), translated to MRADLVPDGLWERVSPLLPPAPVRRRRHPGRLRVPDRVALAGVMYVLRTGVAWRDVPTETVGCSGVTAWRRLRDWTEAGVWPRLHAALLTELRRASLLDLDDCSVDGSHVRALKRGDHVGPSPVDRARPGSKHHLIVDRDGTPLAVTLTGGNRHDVTQLLPLLDAVPSIRGLRGRPRRKPRRLYADRGYDFDKYRRLLWKRGIKPVIARRGVAHGSGLGKVRWVVERAFAWLHQFKRLRTRYERRADLHQGLLELACSLICIRRLAVPE